Part of the Candidatus Hydrogenedentota bacterium genome is shown below.
TTGGCCGGTAACGAAACAGTAGATTTAGAACAGTGACAGAAAGTTGCTGACGAAATCCGCGCCCAGGGTCATAAACGTGCCGATGATGTTCAGTACGTAGGTGATCGTATTGAAGACCGGCACGATTAGCGCGTAGATATCCTGGAACTGCTGCAACCACGTCATTGGGATTCCCTCCTCCGCTAGTATCCAACGCTATTCTAGCTGAACGTTGCACTGCCCGCAATGGACCCGCCGCATTCGCTACAATCCACTCTGCCGGGGGGCGAGAACCAAACGTACTGTGCTGTACGTCCTATGGTGTGGAACATGAACGAAGTACAACGCATACAAGACCAACTGCTGGTGCTGCGGGCGCAGGCCAACCCCGAAGCCCTCGATGCCCTGGTCAGACGGTGGAACCCGGCGCTTCTCCGGCATGCGATGCGCTATACGCGAAACACGGATGTGGCCTGGGACGTTGTGCAAGAGGCGTGGTGCGCCATCTACCGGAAGCTTGAGGGGCTGAAGGATGCAGCGGCATTTCCGAAGTGGGCGTTTTGCGTGGTAACCAACAAGTGCCGCGACTACGCGCGCAGCGAGAAGCGCCGCAGCGAGGTGATGCAAGCGTTCACCGTCGAGTTGAAGAAGCCCGATCCGCCGGCGACGGGTAACAAACGGCTCGACGCTGCGCTGGCCCGAATTGACCCAGACCAGCGAGTGCTTCTGGAACTGTTCTACGTTGAGTCGTTCTCGATACG
Proteins encoded:
- a CDS encoding RNA polymerase sigma factor, producing the protein MNEVQRIQDQLLVLRAQANPEALDALVRRWNPALLRHAMRYTRNTDVAWDVVQEAWCAIYRKLEGLKDAAAFPKWAFCVVTNKCRDYARSEKRRSEVMQAFTVELKKPDPPATGNKRLDAALARIDPDQRVLLELFYVESFSIREIAEITGSPEGSIKSRLYRARQELKRLMEDEKDG